In Lycium ferocissimum isolate CSIRO_LF1 chromosome 7, AGI_CSIRO_Lferr_CH_V1, whole genome shotgun sequence, the sequence CCTTAGAAGATGGTGATTTCGAGCGTGCGTTAGCTTGCATTGTCAAATTTAGAGATATGGTCAGTAAATGAAAGACAATCCAGCCAAGGCTGGTCTAAGTGTCTTTctgtcttttaattttttttgtttttcacaaCTTGGTTGTTGTGAAATAAGCCCCATTCCGGTGAGCAAGAGCACCTGAATATCTGTTTTTCCGGCAACTTGGTTTTTGTTTAACGCATCTGTATACGAAAATCTTTGATGCTCGATTTGATTCCTCCCGTGATATTTGCGGGGGACTATCAGCTATACTTCGTTTATTGGAATTACATTCGCTTAACAACTAAGAAAACTTTATTTTCCCCTTTACCAATTACCAACCTTATTAATGGGGTGAGGTTGGGCCTCATAAGTTTTGGTTTATGGTGGATTAAACTtgatatatactccctctgtctcaatttatgtaatctttttcttttgttctgtcccaaaaattgtcatttttttatatttagaaataatttaactttatgagatgatctATATTTAACGCTTGTTTTgaaccataaatttcaaaaattttacttgtttcttaaattccgtgcaTAGTCAAATGGTCTTGGGACAAAAAGGCGTGATACGGTTTAAATTATAGTTTCCAACTTCAATCCCCGAGTTCGATGTCATTTTGGGTTTATCTGACAATTACTGACGAGGAGGCTCACTTTGGTGAGAATACAGATCAAATAACCTAATGTTGAATacagaaaaaaacaaaatacaatGCTGAATTAACACAACATGtaattaagaaagaaataaaaacaattaaaatcaCAGAGCCTTCGTGGGAAAATTATGATTCAAGATTCCGTACCTCAAATAATGAGACATTTGGTATCTCAAACTGCCACAAAATTATTTGCGCGTCGTCCAACTCATGATATACAGAAATTACAAACACCACTTTTGCCTCTTCAACAACAATCAGTATTAATGGTAGGAAAAAATGACTACAACCAATATCCAATGATGTATAGATACATtatacaaattaacaacaaataaaaaattcactAAAAGCATAAACTACATTAGTAAGTATCTATTCCTTGTAAGACCAAAGTTGAACAAAAGAACAAATtctaggggtcgtttggtgcatggtataggctgggatatcccagcactaattttttgtaccGTGTTTGGTAGGAGATATAATTTTAttctgggataaatttatacctcctaCCAAACACGGTACAAAATGAAACATAATCCCAAGccttcttatcccacttatcccgggattattttataccatcttttagatggtataaaataatcacaaaagatgagataaattagtcccgaaattataattttagCTACCTACAAAGGACCACTAATTTGATAAAACCATGCACGGGTGACACGGAAAAGTAAAAGTTACGAGATTTCTCGTAGCATGATGGATGGTCAAGATTACAAGATTACAAGTCTAACGTGTCTAACGCTTGTTCTCATGTTATTTCCACTATTCTTTCAGGGAAGTAGTTGGTTCACTACTCTAAAGCATGATGATAACCTGAGAGAAAGAAATCAAGAATCCATTTCTTTTGAATCTTGAATTTCTCATAATGGCGCTTCAGCTGCAGCTGCAGCCAACTATGATGAAAAATGGAGTATTTCAGTACCCTTGTGCAGTTAGACCTTTTGGGAATAGAAAAAAAGTTTCTTTTCAAGCACAAGCCACTCCTACAAGAACCCAGGTACACTCTTAAATCTCTTCGGTCAATCCCattcttgaaatattttttttttgggggcattgTCAAAGATCATGTAGTATATGGATActgaatatatatgaaaattgaaTGTTCTTGCAGAGGATAATGGAGGGAATGGCAGTAAGTGGGGAAGTTGGTGGCGCTGGTGGTTCATACTCATATAGTGCATTAAAAAGATTGGACCAGCTGTGGTCTAAAATTTGCTCTGCTTCGGCAGGTAGATGAATATACTTCCGAATAGGTCCTCAACAACTGTATTTGTTCGATAGTCTACTTGTTACTGTTGTATTCTGGCACCATAAATGGATatcattaaaatttaatttcctGTTTGTAGTTGTAGAAGAACCCCAGAAAGTAGTTTCCTCTGTCCCTGGATCATTCAAAGATTCTGATCAAGGTGGAAATTCGGAGGAAATGTTCGATGTCATTGTTTGTGGAGGTACTTTGGGAATCTTCATTGCCACAGCATTAAGTTCCAAAGGTCTTCGCGTTGGAGTCGTGGAAAGGAATGTTTTAAAAGGGGTATTGCATTATACTACCCTGCCTTAGTGGGATTCAAATATGCTATTTAGAATTAGTAATCTGCTTAGGAGTCCGATAATGTTttgactttttgggaaattgATGAACAGAGGGAGCAAGAATGGAACATCTCAAGGAAAGAGCTACTGGAACTTGTTGAAGTTGGCATTTTAACTGAAGACGACATTGAAGAGGCTACTGCTGCCAGTTTCAACCCTGTATGTTCTCTATCCTAGAATTTGTTTGATATGTCAATGAAGAGTCTTTTATCATTGTCCTGAACCTGAGAAAAATGATAGCCCTAATTTGTCTTCACAGATAACAAGATTGTTGTTTAGGTATTTGAACTGCTTTTGCTTTGTGAATAACACTATGTACCTTGATATGGTCTTAAAGTATAATTTAAGTCTCATGCATAGAGTAACCTGAATTCTGGTAATAATGATTTATCCTTTACCAGTGCGGACCTACCATTTCGTGTTTGGAAGGCCTATAAAGAacaaattttctttcattttgcgAATGGTCTTGGGCATGAGGATAGATATAGCAAAAATGGGCAAAGTTGAACATCTTACTGATACTGTTGCTCAGGTGTTTAATTTTGCATAATGTTGAAATGACTTATTGGATCTGTTTCCTACTAAGGGTCCCCTGCTGTTTTCTAGGCATCGTTACTTATTCTCTTTTGGCTTCTGTGTCACTTTGCAGAATAGATGTGGATTTGAAGGGAAGGGGGACATTTGGGTCCAGGGCATTCTCAATCTTGGAGTTTCGTAAGTCTATTTTGCATACCTTGTCCTTTCTTGAATCTGCATCCAAAGTTCATAACTGTAAAATTTTTGTGTTTGCTACTATAAGAACATCAAacccctcttctttttttctgtttGCATGTAAGTTAATACACGGGACTCATCCGTCACACTATGAGAACTCCAGCATCTTGTGAAGATTTATGTAACAAAATGGATGGTGAGGATTTATGTAACCGACCACAACTAGCTCGCGATTGAAGAATAGTTATCATTGTTAGTGTTGTTTCCCATACTCTCAATGATATGGGAAACTTAGTAactagaagttggaaaaatcaATATCTTCTACTTTCGATGAAGTGAAGTGCTTCTATGCCGCATCTGAACATCAtacaagttttaattattattgttTAGATGGTTTTTTGTTCGcacataatttctttttaacttttttaaagaACATGGTTCAAGAACTTATTGGTTGCttataatttctttattttatgtaaAACCTAGCTCAAGGTCTTAATgttcttttatatttatatgttcGCAGGCCTGTAAAGCTTGTGGAGATTGTGAAAGAGCGTTTCGATTCCCTTGGAGGTGTCACGTTTGAAGGTTACAGCGTCTCTAACATATCCGTGTATCAGGATGCAGCCGTATGCTTCCTTACTCATAAATGTGGCTATTTAAGCATGCACTTTATCACTCAGGCAGCATCCTAGGTTAGGCTAAAAAGCAACGTTTTTCATTAACTGTGTTTTAATTTAGCGTTGGGTTTTGCCTTGATTGAATTTGTGCTTAACCTCAAATGATATTTGCTCAATTTGGTCAACCTAACAATGGCCAGAATGAAGAGGCTGAGATAAAAGACCACAATTCTAAACAGAAGTACATAATCTCtcaaatataaaaatcacaaaattctaGAATTCTTTCGAAGAGAAAAACTTGGAAGTTTAGTACTTTAATCTCACAAAGTTATGAAGATGAGCTGAGGGATGGTATGGTCTCAGGGTTTCGCATTACCATCAAAAGAATGCTGTCAATTATCTTTCTGCTACTATTGAATTCATAGTAGATGAGTAAAGTTCATCCAGATATTGCTCGTACTTTTCTTCTTACAGGTGTTGCAACTAAAGGAGGGAAAGACTTTATTCTCACGTCTCATCATTGATGCAATGGGCAATTTTTCTCCTATTGTAAAGCAGGTGCAGAATCTTTTTCTTAAAGCATTCAACTATAActatttctttcaaaatatatCATGTATTCAAGGATTACTTGGACCTAATAATCCTTACTCTGATGCTTTTGATAATAGTCTTCTATATCTCACTAACATCCTCTTTAGAGTCTTTTATTAGTTCATTTCTTATGTCTTGAGCTGGCTCTTATGATTGAAAATTGCTTTAGATTAGATGTGGAAGGAAACCAGATGGTATGTGCCTTGTCGTTGGTACTTGCTGCCGTGGTTTTAAGGAGAACTCTACTAGTGATGTCATATTTAGCAGTGCCTCCGCTAAAGAAGTTGGCCAGTCACCAGTCCAATATTTCTGGGAGGTAAAACAATTCAATGTACTTGGAAAGCATGCaatgtgattttttttgtgCTTAGCGAATAACAACGTTCCCATGATCTTCAGGCATTTCCTGCTGGCTCGGGTCCCATAGACCGAACCACTTATATGTTCACTTATGTTGATCCTCAACCGGGAGCTCCGCAGCTGGAAGAGTTACTAGAAGATTACTGGGATTTGATGCCAAAGTACCAGGTAACTTTTGGAGTATGCTATTTTGGCATACTTctgttttctctttttcttattctggAAGCTGTAGCTTGTCTCTGTCCCTTGGAATTGATGTTATTTAGATGAAAGTTAACCCCTGAAAGATCTGAAGCCAGTTAAAAACATCTGCCAAGGGACTCATGTTATTGCTTTTGTTGTTCGGGTTAGCTTTGTAGGTCCGGTGCTTTGGATATTAACAGGAACTGCTATCTTGTTGTATAAATTTGTCAGGTCATCTTAATGATCTAATCAACCTCTAATTTCTTGTATTGTGAATTTGTAGGGCGTGTCTTTCGACGATCTGGAAATCTTGAGGATAATATATGGCATTTTCCCAACATATAGAGACAGGTAACCATTAACTTTAAGGTCTGTGCTTAGGCCATGATTTATATCCATAAGATGCTATTGTTATTTCACTTGCCACCTAACTTAATTTGCTTTTCCATCGATAATTGAATAATTGAAGCATCCTTAAATATATACAAGTACAACACCTTGCATTTTGATACATTaacattttggtatattataaGTCAAGAGTTATTATCAAAAATTTCTTTGTCACTTTTCTTCGTACTATTTCTGATAATTCTGTCCCCTTTCATTTTGATGGCAGTCCATTGCCAGCAGCTTTTGATCGTATTTTACAGGTGCTTCATCAAACCCTTTAAAGACATGATAAATTGCAGTTACATGTCAATAGAATATTTGAGTTTGAATATCTACAGTTTGGGGATGCAAGCGGCATACAGTCACCAGTTTCTTTTGGTGGTTTTGGGAGCTTGACTAGGCACCTAGGGAGATTGACTACTGGTAAAAGTTTATCTTATCTTATTTCCATCTATAACATCTTCCTAATACATGAAACCTTCTTTCAAGAATTAAAGACTAATGACGCATATGTCAACCAGCTTTCCTCTCTTAGATATTTGACTAGTTTAATTAAGAtgtgttaaattttttaaatggaCGTGATATTTTATGCTCTGGCTGAAAGAAAATAGATTTTCTGATCATCCTTTCCTTATCTTTTGACCCGCAAAGGAGCTTGTGCATAGGTATTTTCCCGCTTGGGAAAAAAATATAGCTTCTAGTGACTGATTATTTTTGGTCTTTTTCTTTGTGGACAAGGTATATATGAAGCACTTGAAGGCAATTTTACAGACTCTAAAAGCTTGTCAATGTTGAATCCTTACATGGTGAGTTTCCAGCCGATACATAAACACTTGAATAACTCTACCACTATACTTATGTATTATGTTCTGCAGCCAAACTTGAGTTCTTCCTGGTTATTTCAAAGGGCAATGTCAGCAAAGAAGCAGTCCAATATTCCACCAGATTTCATCAATGAACTTCTTTTTGTCAATTTCATGAGTATGCAGGTATGCCATTAGAATTCGATAAGGTGTTCAATTGCTTTGATATTCTTAGTACTCCATAGGATTTTGAGTTCCTTAAGCTTTTCTTGTTGTCATCTACTTGCAGAAACTAGGGGATCCTGTCTTGAGACCTTTTCTTCAGGTGAACTATCTTATTGTGGTTTACGGTTTCTGTATCTAGAACTAATGTCCTTTCAACTTAATTGATATAGGATGTTATACAGTTTGGGCCTCTTGTGAAAACACTAGGCCTCGTAATGTTAACGAGACCTCAGATTCTTCCATCAATATTCAAGCAGGTAAATATATGGCTGCCTTTTCTTTATTACTCATCTTTGCATCCCTCACTAAGGAACAAGGAATtgctcattttcttctattatgTATATCATATCCTTCAAAATACGAATTACTAAGGGGCATATGCACAAATAGCTTTTTTGATGGCACTATATAAGTTTTGTCTCCATTAGTCCAATGGGCTAAATTTGTCTGCAAAAAGAAAGATCCATCCAACTCCTTTGAAAAGGCAAAATTTAGCCCACTGTGCTAACAAGGACTGAATTTAAAAAGTGGCGCCATACGGCGCAAATAGTCCAACTTCTCATGGCTTGACTGGCGGTGCTTGCTTTTAAGTCCAATGGAACAGCCACCATCTTATGGCTAACAGAGACAGAGCCAGGATATGAAGCTTATGGGTCCGGGATTCTAGTTCTTCTACGTTATTGGGTTCTACATTACTAGTATATACATATTCAATGAATTTCCCAAGGCAAATACAGAATTTGGACAAAAGTAACTAGGTTCAGCCGAACCCATAACGTTCACACTAGCTTCGCCCCTGCAACCTCACAGTCCGAAAGACTTAGAGTCCTGTCATCCATAAAATCAATACGAGTCACTTCACTCTGAAATTTTGTACTATTCTAATATTTCTAGATGTGAGGAAAACTAAAACCCGGATGATTTTTCAGGTTGGAATTCCTGTGCTTCTTGACTGGTCTGGACATTTTGTCATGTTGGGATACTATACATTTCTCTCTACCTTCCTTGACCCCGCAATTAGGTAAATGACCTTTTGTAATACTTTGATTTCCTATTGCATTGTAACTAGGTGTCATAGCCACCTGACAATTATCATTCTGTGTTAGGCCATTGATAGGGTCATTTCCAGCCAAGATGAGATACGAATGGAAGCGCGGACTTGAAGCTTGGCAATATGGAGCTGGTTTAGACTACAAACTGAG encodes:
- the LOC132064498 gene encoding uncharacterized protein LOC132064498; the encoded protein is MALQLQLQPTMMKNGVFQYPCAVRPFGNRKKVSFQAQATPTRTQRIMEGMAVSGEVGGAGGSYSYSALKRLDQLWSKICSASAVVEEPQKVVSSVPGSFKDSDQGGNSEEMFDVIVCGGTLGIFIATALSSKGLRVGVVERNVLKGREQEWNISRKELLELVEVGILTEDDIEEATAASFNPNRCGFEGKGDIWVQGILNLGVSPVKLVEIVKERFDSLGGVTFEGYSVSNISVYQDAAVLQLKEGKTLFSRLIIDAMGNFSPIVKQIRCGRKPDGMCLVVGTCCRGFKENSTSDVIFSSASAKEVGQSPVQYFWEAFPAGSGPIDRTTYMFTYVDPQPGAPQLEELLEDYWDLMPKYQGVSFDDLEILRIIYGIFPTYRDSPLPAAFDRILQFGDASGIQSPVSFGGFGSLTRHLGRLTTGIYEALEGNFTDSKSLSMLNPYMPNLSSSWLFQRAMSAKKQSNIPPDFINELLFVNFMSMQKLGDPVLRPFLQDVIQFGPLVKTLGLVMLTRPQILPSIFKQVGIPVLLDWSGHFVMLGYYTFLSTFLDPAIRPLIGSFPAKMRYEWKRGLEAWQYGAGLDYKLSPSETHETAKKSDPSKETFSTNSLP